A stretch of the Epinephelus fuscoguttatus linkage group LG2, E.fuscoguttatus.final_Chr_v1 genome encodes the following:
- the zgc:165481 gene encoding E3 ubiquitin-protein ligase RNF182, protein MKDSAAETTGVEEGESHSLGQEHDLKMSCPQAELEEECPPPEELECKICYQRYNANNRKPKILDCLHRVCARCLIKILDIADGAGFISCPFCRHQTEITEYEVSALPDDAIIMSHLATRDKSWSSDHNKEVVLTPTSFSSSSPSHDSSNCLVITIMEVQRDSQHSPSRNGSSDVYAEQSLDSVSMGSNGLADQDALSKFCNHVPRILVWLLGFLYFGSLPLGIYLLVIQRVTLGIVCVSLVPSSLTVCLVYGFCQCLCQGMCDCSSRG, encoded by the coding sequence AACATGACTTGAAGATGAGCTGTCCTCAGGCTGAGTTAGAGGAGGAATGTCCTCCACCAGAGGAATTAGAGTGTAAGATCTGTTACCAACGCTACAATGCCAACAACCGCAAGCCTAAGATCCTGGACTGCCTGCACCGGGTCTGCGCCCGCTGCCTCATTAAGATCCTGGACATTGCAGACGGAGCAGGTTTCATCTCCTGCCCCTTTTGCCGACACCAAACTGAAATCACAGAGTATGAGGTGTCAGCCCTCCCTGACGATGCTATCATCATGTCCCATTTGGCAACGCGGGACAAATCCTGGAGTTCCGACCACAACAAGGAGGTGGTCCTGACTCCGACGAGTTTCTCTTCCTCCAGCCCATCTCATGACTCCTCCAACTGCCTGGTCATCACTATAATGGAAGTGCAGAGGGACTCACAGCACTCCCCAAGCAGAAATGGCAGCTCCGATGTCTATGCTGAGCAGAGCCTGGACTCAGTATCGATGGGCTCCAATGGGCTGGCTGATCAGGACGCCCTGTCCAAGTTCTGTAATCATGTCCCACGCATCCTGGTCTGGCTGCTGGGTTTCTTGTACTTTGGCTCACTGCCTCTAGGAATCTACTTGTTGGTGATTCAGAGAGTAACACTGGGCATTGTATGTGTGAGCTTGGTGCCATCAAGCCTGACAGTTTGCCTGGTCTATGGGTTCTGCCAGTGCCTGTGCCAGGGCATGTGTGACTGCTCCTCCAGGGGCTGA